A genome region from Anolis carolinensis isolate JA03-04 chromosome 6, rAnoCar3.1.pri, whole genome shotgun sequence includes the following:
- the LOC100567343 gene encoding olfactory receptor 10A7-like: MHCGKSMGFRQRAWRTSHSTPRIAQLTCTRGSITAQLPPIVPKATLEASHPPSPWNMNTHYFIHFYFLQQIQIQTNQTATGCFILLGFGDLPELQTLLLLTFLIIYIITMAGNFLLIMLVVVDFRLQTSMYFFLGNLSCLEICYTSTILPRLLFSLWTGDRSISVNGCLVQYYFFGVLASTECYLLAVMSYDRYLAICTPLHYTSLMNSRLCFWLIIGSWMSGLLSNTIIVSLEMQLSFCGPYEIEHFFCDLAPVLKLSCSNIHMVELVTFILASMDTLGPFLLTLISYILIINNIFKIHSKVMRQKAFSTCSSHLIVVTLFFGSLISVYIVPKTNTLKRLHQIFSLFYTVLTPMANPLIYSLRNKEVKQAVYRCISKVGSVAKFS; this comes from the exons atgcattgtggcaaatccatggggttcCGACAGAGGGCATGGAGAACCAGTCACTCCACGCCCCGCATTGCCCAACTTACCTGCACGAGGGGAAGCATCACCGCCCAACTTCCCCCCATTGTTCCAAAGGCAACACTGGAAGCTTCCCATCCTCCTTCACCATGGAATATG AACACACACTatttcatacatttttatttcCTACAGCAAATTCAAATCCAGACAAATCAAACAGCTACTGGATGCTTTATTCTTCTTGGATTTGGTGATCTCCCAGAACTGCAAACTCTTCTCTTGCTGACATTTCTTATAATCTACATTATCACCATGGCTGGGAACTTTCTCCTAATTATGCTTGTTGTAGTTGATTTTCGCCTCCAGACTTCCATGTACTTCTTCCTAGGGAATCTGTCCTGCTTGGAAATCTGCTACACCTCAACTATCTTGCCCAGATTGTTATTCAGTCTTTGGACTGGAGATAGATCTATTTCTGTTAATGGCTGCCTTGTGCAATACTATTTCTTTGGTGTCTTAGCATCTACAGAATGTTATCTCCTGGCTGTGATGTCATATGATCGTTATTTGGCCATATGTACACCATTGCACTACACTTCTTTGATGAATAGCAGACTTTGTTTCTGGCTTATTATTGGTTCTTGGATGAGCGGTTTACTAAGTAACACAATTATAGTATCTTTAGAGATGCAGCTATCATTTTGTGGCCCCTATGAAATTGAGCATTTCTTTTGTGATCTTGCCCCGGTTTTAAAGCTTTCCTGTAGCAACATACACATGGTGGAACTTGTCACTTTCATCTTAGCCTCTATGGATACTCTGGGTCCTTTCCTGCTTACCTTGATCTCGTATATATTGATCATCAACAACATTTTCAAGATACATTCCAAAGTTATGAGGCAGAAAGCCTTCTCTACTTGCTCATCCCACCTCATTGTAGTAACACTTTTTTTTGGCTCTTTGATCAGTGTTTATATTGTTCCAAAAACAAATACACTGAAGAGGCTTCATcagattttctctcttttttatactGTCTTAACCCCTATGGCCAATCCTCTTATATACAGTTTGAGAAACAAAGAAGTAAAACAGGCTGTTTATAGATGTATCAGTAAAGTTGGCAGTGTGGCTAAATTTTCTTAG
- the LOC100567149 gene encoding olfactory receptor 10A7-like: MDRNQSAITTFILLGFGNLFEVRVSFFILFLVIYTLSIGGNLFIVFLVMVDRHLHTPMYFFLVNLSCLETCYISTILPKMLASFLTGDRSISIEGCITQYYFFGFFAATECYLLAVMSYDRYLAICKPLHYTSLMNGRHCLQLAFTSWMSGFLTNTIITSCMVKLAFCGPKEIDHFFCDIYPVVNLSCSNNYLVKLVTLILGLMGTGPPFLLTLSSYICILCAILRFESKSSQQKMFSICSSHLIVVTLYYGSIFLIYIVPETETLKELRKIFSLFYTVLTPILNPLIYSLRNRAVKNAFFRCVRKYSNRVS, from the coding sequence ATGGATAGAAATCAGTCAGCCATTACAACATTCATCCTCCTGGGATTTGGCAATCTCTTTGAAGTACGGGTTTCCTTTTTCATATTATTTCTAGTCATCTACACTTTGTCCATaggtggaaacctcttcattgttTTCCTGGTAATGGTTGACCGACATCTTCATACCCCCATGTATTTTTTCCTTGTGAACCTGTCCTGTTTGGAGACCTGCTACATTTCAACCATTTTACCTAAAATGTTGGCTAGTTTCTTGACTGGAGACAGATCCATATCCATTGAAGGATGTATTACACAGTACTATTTCTTTGGCTTCTTTGCAGCTACCGAATGCTACCTTTTAGCAGTAATGTCTTATGATCGCTACCTGGCCATATGCAAACCACTGCATTACACATCTCTCATGAATGGTAGACACTGCCTTCAGTTGGCATTCACATCTTGGATGAGTGGCTTCTTGACCAACACTATCATTACTTCGTGTATGGTAAAACTTGCATTCTGTGGGCCCAAAGAAATTGACCATTTCTTTTGTGATATATACCCAGTAGTAAACTTATCCTGCAGCAATAACTACTTAGTAAAACTTGTAACTTTAATTCTGGGCCTCATGGGAACAGGACCACCTTTTCTTCTAACTTTGTCATCCTATATCTGCATTCTTTGTGCCATTTTGAGATTTGAATCTAAATCTTCTCAACAGAAGATGTTTTCTATTTGTTCATCCCATCTTATTGTTGTGACACTCTACTACGGATCaatttttcttatttatatagTCCCTGAAACAGAAACACTGAAGGAACTTCGCAAGATATTCTCTCTTTTCTACACTGTCCTGACTCCTATCCTCAATCCTCTCATATACAGTTTGAGAAACAGAGCAGTGAAGAATGCTTTTTTCAGGTGTGTCAGGAAATACAGCAATAGAGTTTCATAG
- the LOC100566953 gene encoding olfactory receptor 2AP1-like: MSPCQNLNGANKTMTTEFILLGFSGGQGVQILLLLLFLAIYMLTIGGNLLIILLIVSDHHLHTPMYYFLGNLSCLETFYSSVILPRMLYSLLTGDRSISLIGCITQFYIFGILVTTECFLLAAMSFDRYLAICKPLHYTNYMSDRLCIQLTVGSWLGGSLAITITISFMSQLVFCGMNEIDHFFCDFGPVINLSCSNTRIIGTLVFIMSSLCAFPPFLLTWASYVCIIISVLRVPSISGRQKAFSTCSSHLVVVTVFYGTLIIVYVVPKANSLRELNKVFSLLYTILTPLVNPLVYSLKNKDVQEALKKIPTKLAFLAGFRNTQL, translated from the coding sequence ATGTCTCCCTGCCAAAACTTAAATGGAGCAAATAAAACCATGACCACAGAATTCATTCTCCTGGGGTTTAGTGGTGGCCAAGGAGTACAGATTCTATTACTGCTGCTATTTTTGGCAATTTACATGTTGACAATCGGTGGGAACCTTCTGATAATTCTTCTTATTGTGTCTGATCATCACCTTCACACTCCCATGTATTACTTCCTGGGAAACCTGTCTTGCTTGGAAACTTTTTATAGCTCTGTCATCCTGCCCAGAATGCTTTATAGCCTCTTAACAGGAGACAGGTCTATTTCATTGATAGGTTGCATCACACAATTTTATATTTTTGGCATCCTTGTCACAACTGAATGTTTTCTCTTAGCTGCCATGTCCTTTGATCGCTATCTTGCTATATGCAAGCCATTGCATTATACTAACTACATGAGTGACAGATTGTGTATCCAATTGACTGTTGGCTCCTGGTTAGGTGGGAGTCTAGCAATCACCATAACAATATCTTTCATGTCACAGTTAGTCTTTTGTGGCATGAATGAGATAGACCACTTCTTTTGTGATTTTGGTCCAGTGATCAATCTGTCATGCAGCAACACCAGAATAATCGGCACCTTGGTTTTTATAATGTCTTCTTTGTGTGCCTTTCCACCTTTTCTATTGACTTGGGCATCCTATGTTTGTATCATTATCTCAGTTTTGAGAGTCCCATCAATCTCTGGAAGGCAGAAAGCTTTCTCTACTTGTTCCTCTCACCTGGTTGTGGTGACTGTTTTTTATGGAACTCTGATTATTGTCTATGTCGTACCAAAGGCAAACAGCTTGAGAGAACTAAACAaagttttttctcttttgtaCACTATATTGACTCCTCTTGTCAACCCTCTTGTGTATAGTCTAAAAAACAAAGATGTTCAGGAGGCACTGAAAAAAATTCCTACAAAACTTGCATTTCTTGCTGGattcaggaatacacaactgTAA